In the Salvia hispanica cultivar TCC Black 2014 unplaced genomic scaffold, UniMelb_Shisp_WGS_1.0 HiC_scaffold_32, whole genome shotgun sequence genome, one interval contains:
- the LOC125198890 gene encoding polyamine oxidase 2-like, producing the protein MQSYLCDSSLERKSTNSPSVIVIGAGFAGITAARTLHDASFQLLLRGVGNENPLASLIGRLGLPLYWTSGDNSVLYDHNLESYALYDMDGNQVPQDLVAKVGETFEAILKETDVIRQEFREDMSIQRAISIVFDRRLDLRLEGVDHKVLLWYLCRMEGWFAADADTISLRGWDQVACSCL; encoded by the exons ATGCAGTCTT ATCTTTGCGATTCAAGCTTGGAGAGGAAATCCACAAACTCTCCATCAGTTATCGTCATAGGTGCTGGTTTTGCTGGAATTACAGCTGCACGGACTCTTCATGATGCCTCGTTTCAG TTATT GCTACGTGGTGTTGGCAATGAGAACCCATTGGCTTCGCTCATTGGGAGATTGGGACTACCCCTTTACTGGACAAGTGGGGACAACTCAGTTTTGTATGACCACAATTTAGAAAG CTATGCTCTCTATGACATGGATGGTAATCAAGTCCCTCAAGACTTGGTCGCAAAGGTTGGTGAAACATTTGAGGCCATCTTGAAAGAG aCTGATGTTATCAGACAGGAATTCAGAGAAGACATGTCTATCCAACGTGCAATCTCAATTGTTTTTGACAGGAGGCTGGACCTAAG GTTGGAAGGAGTTGATCATAAGGTGTTACTGTGGTACCTCTGCAGAATGGAAGGCTGGTTTGCTGCTGATGCTGATACTATCTCACTTAGAGGCTGGGACCAGGTTGCTTGCTCGTgcttataa
- the LOC125198891 gene encoding zinc finger CCCH domain-containing protein 56-like, protein HERNDDGQISGPVNFVSKIANDHRLQPRNPNHGFKRPRPRTPLTVNRSKLSIPYKSEMCNLLQMGKYYYGENCHFAHNLRQIRGLEPFSKRSRLFSGERGCNYHPHQSVGRDEGGLNRVSARGGGESIECRRLSRREGYKTKLCARWEERFGSCPYGDKCNFAHGKEVGEVEWLHMLTHSLL, encoded by the exons CATGAACGCAACGACGATGGTCAAATTTCTGGGCCAGTTAATTTTGTCAGCAAAATTGCAAATGATCATCGTCTCCAGCCACGAAACCCTAATCATGGCTTCAAGAGACCGAGGCCGAGAACTCCCCTCACAGTAAACAGGTCAAAGCTCTCGATTCCTTACAAATCAGAAATGTGCAATCTGTTACAAATGGGCAAGTATTACTACGGCGAAAACTGCCATTTTGCTCACAATCTGCGTCAAATCAGAGGGTTGGAGCCATTTAGTAAGAGAAGTCGTTTATTTTCTGGTGAAAGGGGTTGCAACTATCATCCTCATCAGAGTGTTGGGAGAGATGAGGGTGGCTTGAACAGAGTGAGTGCTAGAGGCGGAGGAGAATCGATTGAGTGCAGACGTTTGAGTCGGAGAGAAGGATACAAGACGAAGCTTTGTGCCAGGTGGGAGGAGAGGTTTGGCAGCTGCCCTTATGGGGACAAATGTAACTTTGCTCATGGGAAAGAAG TTGGAGAAGTTGAATGGCTGCATATGCTAACACATTCATTACTTTGA
- the LOC125198893 gene encoding rhomboid-like protein 14, mitochondrial — MLSLLWKGIQLESAMGSVEFASMNLTPALLGMSTLLLAKFLLLLHYDRPYYNEYAVGFSGVLFAMKVVLYSQSDSYTYVHGLIVPARYAAWAELVLIQMLVPGVSFLGHLGGILAGITYVYLKGARSGVNPCVKIMRGVTHLLGWPLRFLNSMCLRPSSGRVFRRGTLQGGETPGVWSCGACTYPSLSSVCEMCGTESNGDGFAPTPTSESISLEELRQRRVQRFGRW; from the coding sequence ATGTTATCCCTACTGTGGAAGGGAATACAGTTGGAGAGTGCAATGGGTAGTGTGGAATTTGCATCAATGAATTTGACCCCAGCTCTACTTGGTATGTCTACGTTACTGCTAGCCAAATTTCTTTTGCTCCTTCACTATGACAGACCCTACTACAATGAATATGCCGTGGGATTCTCTGGTGTGCTTTTTGCCATGAAAGTTGTTCTCTACTCTCAGTCGGACAGCTATACATATGTGCACGGACTCATTGTCCCTGCACGTTATGCTGCATGGGCAGAACTTGTTCTCATTCAAATGTTAGTACCTGGAGTCTCATTTCTGGGTCATCTTGGAGGAATTCTTGCTGGAATCACCTATGTATACCTCAAGGGGGCACGATCCGGTGTTAACCCGTGTGTGAAGATAATGAGGGGTGTCACCCATCTGTTAGGTTGGCCGTTAAGATTTCTCAACAGTATGTGCTTGCGGCCTTCATCTGGCCGTGTGTTTAGAAGGGGAACTCTCCAAGGAGGCGAGACACCGGGTGTATGGAGTTGTGGAGCATGTACATACCCAAGCTTGTCAAGTGTCTGCGAGATGTGTGGGACAGAAAGTAATGGCGATGGATTTGCACCCACACCCACAAGTGAATCCATTTCGCTTGAGGAACTACGACAGCGGAGAGTCCAGAGATTTGGTAGATGGTGA